One Rhodococcus sp. P1Y DNA window includes the following coding sequences:
- a CDS encoding PAC2 family protein — translation MPGVSEFVDEDDLEELELPTLRSPILVAAFEGWNDAGDAASGAVEHLELIWDATPLAELDSEDYYDYQVNRPTIRQVDGVTREIQWPSTRLSVCSPPGSARDVVLLRGIEPNMRWRSFCDDLLEFVEQLGVDTVVILGALLADTPHTRPVPVTGSAYSIEAAERFNLEQTRYEGPTGITGVLQDECVKAGVPAVSFWAAVPHYVSQPPNPKATVALLQRVEDVLDIEVPLGELPTQAEEWEEAVTEMTKEDDEISEYVRTLEERGDAEVDISEAISKIDGDAIAAEFERYLRRRGPGNFGL, via the coding sequence ATTCCAGGGGTTTCCGAGTTCGTCGACGAGGACGATCTCGAGGAATTGGAACTCCCCACACTTCGCAGCCCCATCCTCGTGGCTGCCTTCGAGGGCTGGAACGACGCGGGAGACGCTGCCAGCGGAGCCGTCGAGCACCTTGAACTGATCTGGGACGCGACACCACTCGCCGAACTGGATTCCGAGGATTACTACGACTACCAGGTCAACCGTCCGACGATCCGGCAAGTCGACGGCGTAACCCGCGAAATACAGTGGCCGTCGACCAGGCTGTCGGTGTGCTCACCCCCCGGAAGTGCACGCGACGTGGTGCTTCTTCGCGGGATCGAACCGAACATGCGGTGGCGCAGTTTCTGCGATGATCTACTCGAATTCGTGGAGCAGCTCGGCGTGGACACCGTCGTGATCCTCGGCGCACTGCTGGCCGACACACCGCACACTCGTCCGGTTCCTGTGACAGGAAGTGCCTACAGCATCGAGGCCGCGGAACGCTTCAACCTCGAACAGACCAGGTACGAGGGTCCTACCGGCATCACCGGCGTTCTCCAAGACGAATGCGTCAAGGCCGGCGTTCCCGCCGTGTCGTTCTGGGCCGCCGTGCCGCACTACGTCTCGCAGCCGCCGAACCCGAAGGCAACGGTAGCTCTGCTTCAACGTGTCGAGGACGTTCTCGACATCGAGGTACCGCTGGGTGAACTCCCGACGCAAGCCGAGGAGTGGGAAGAAGCCGTGACCGAGATGACGAAGGAAGACGACGAGATCAGCGAGTACGTGCGGACGCTCGAGGAGCGGGGCGACGCCGAAGTCGATATCTCCGAAGCAATCTCGAAGATCGACGGCGACGCTATCGCGGCCGAGTTCGAGCGTTATTTGCGACGCCGCGGCCCTGGCAACTTCGGCTTGTGA
- the metH gene encoding methionine synthase has product MPAPHKTSLLDAIATRVVIGDGAMGTMLQDANLTLDDFLGLEGCNEILNDTRPDVLREIHRAYFDAGADAVETNTFGCNLPNLADYDISDRIRELSEKGTKLAREAADEMGKGRDGMDRFVLGSMGPGTKLPTLGHAPFAVLRDAYVEAALGMIDGGADAILVETCQDLLQVKAAIIGSQHAMDRLGVRIPIITHVTVETTGAMLLGSEIGAALTALEPLGIDMIGLNCATGPAEMSEHLRHLSKHSTLPVSVMPNAGLPTLGANGAEYPLTAPELATALGGFVSEYGLSLVGGCCGTTPEHIRQVADLVHGAQKAQRAPVPEPGVASLYSAVPFEQDASILMIGERTNSNGSKAFRDAMLAEDYQKCLDIAKDQTRDGAHMLDLNVDYVGRDGAADMSALASRLATASTLPIMLDSTEPAVLEAGLEHLGGRSAVNSVNYEDGDGPDSRFQKIMKLVKEHGAAVVALTIDEEGQARTAEWKVRVAERLITDITENWGLRHEDIIVDTLTFPISTGQEEVRRDGIETIEAIRQLKSKFPKVHTTLGLSNISFGLNPAARQVLNSVFLHECTEAGLDTAIVHASKILPMNKIPDEQRETALDLVYDRRSEGYDPLQKLMQLFEGVSAASARESRAEELGRLPLFERLERRIVDGERNGLDADLDSAMDEKPPLEIINDTLLSGMKTVGELFGSGQMQLPFVLASAEVMKAAVAYLEPHMEASDDDGKGRIVLGTVKGDVHDIGKNLVDIILSNNGYEVVNLGIKQPIATILEAAIDKRADVIGMSGLLVKSTVVMKDNLIELNNKGVAEQFPVLLGGAALTRSYVENDLQDVYQGDVHYARDAFEGLALMDTIMTTKRGGGPAPDSPEALKAKAKTEERKVRHERSRRIAEQRKAAAAPVVVPARSDVATDVETPTPPFWGTRIVKGVSLSDYSGLLDERALFLGQWGLRGARKGEGATYEDLVETEGKPRLRYWLDRLSTDGILAHAALVYGYFPAVSEGDDVVVLTEPNPEAAERFRFTFPRQQRDRFLCIADFVRSRESARDTGQVDVLPMNLVTMGQPIADFANELFAADSYRDYLEVHGIGVQLTEALAEYWHRRVREELRLTDGRSVAEEDPKEAEGFFKLEYRGARYSFGYGACPDLEDRIKLAALLEPERIGVKLSEELQLHPEQSTDAFVLHHPEAKYFNV; this is encoded by the coding sequence ATGCCTGCGCCACACAAGACGAGCCTGCTCGATGCGATAGCTACTCGCGTTGTCATCGGCGACGGGGCGATGGGAACGATGCTGCAGGACGCGAACCTGACGCTCGACGACTTCCTCGGCCTCGAGGGCTGTAACGAGATCCTCAACGACACTCGTCCCGACGTGCTGCGCGAGATCCATCGCGCGTACTTCGACGCAGGCGCGGACGCTGTCGAGACCAACACGTTCGGCTGCAATCTGCCGAACCTCGCCGATTACGACATCTCCGACCGCATCCGAGAGCTGTCCGAGAAGGGGACCAAGCTCGCGCGCGAGGCCGCCGACGAGATGGGCAAGGGACGCGACGGGATGGATCGCTTCGTTCTCGGATCCATGGGACCCGGAACCAAGCTGCCCACACTCGGTCACGCGCCGTTCGCGGTGCTTCGCGACGCTTACGTCGAGGCAGCCCTCGGGATGATCGACGGCGGTGCCGACGCCATCCTCGTCGAGACCTGCCAGGATCTGCTTCAGGTCAAAGCCGCCATCATCGGCAGCCAGCACGCTATGGATCGTCTCGGCGTACGCATTCCGATCATCACGCACGTGACCGTCGAGACGACGGGTGCGATGCTGCTCGGTAGCGAGATCGGCGCGGCGCTGACGGCTCTCGAACCGCTCGGTATCGACATGATCGGCCTGAACTGCGCGACTGGTCCCGCCGAGATGAGCGAGCACCTTCGCCACCTGTCGAAGCATTCGACGTTGCCGGTGTCGGTGATGCCCAACGCCGGATTGCCGACGCTCGGCGCGAACGGCGCGGAATACCCTCTGACTGCCCCCGAACTCGCAACTGCACTCGGCGGCTTCGTCTCGGAATACGGATTGTCCCTCGTCGGTGGCTGCTGCGGCACCACCCCCGAGCACATCCGTCAGGTCGCGGATTTGGTGCACGGGGCGCAGAAGGCGCAACGGGCTCCGGTTCCCGAGCCGGGCGTGGCGTCGCTGTATTCGGCTGTACCGTTCGAACAGGACGCCAGTATCCTGATGATCGGGGAACGCACGAACTCCAACGGCTCCAAGGCTTTCCGCGACGCCATGCTCGCGGAGGACTATCAGAAGTGCCTCGACATCGCCAAGGACCAGACGCGCGACGGCGCGCACATGCTCGACCTCAACGTCGACTACGTGGGCCGAGACGGGGCAGCCGACATGTCGGCACTGGCCAGCCGGCTGGCGACCGCGTCGACGTTGCCGATCATGCTCGATTCGACCGAACCTGCCGTCCTCGAAGCGGGGCTGGAGCATCTAGGCGGCCGTAGTGCCGTCAACTCGGTCAACTACGAGGACGGCGACGGACCCGATTCGCGCTTTCAGAAGATCATGAAGCTGGTCAAGGAGCACGGCGCTGCCGTCGTGGCTCTGACGATCGACGAGGAAGGCCAAGCGCGTACTGCGGAGTGGAAGGTCCGGGTAGCCGAGCGTCTCATCACCGATATCACCGAGAATTGGGGGCTGAGGCACGAGGACATCATCGTCGACACCCTGACCTTCCCCATCTCGACCGGTCAGGAGGAGGTTCGACGCGACGGTATCGAAACCATCGAAGCCATCCGTCAACTCAAGTCCAAGTTCCCGAAAGTGCACACCACACTCGGACTCTCGAACATCTCGTTCGGGCTCAATCCTGCGGCACGCCAAGTGCTGAACTCGGTGTTCCTGCACGAATGCACCGAGGCCGGCCTCGACACCGCCATCGTGCATGCATCGAAGATCCTGCCGATGAACAAGATTCCGGACGAGCAACGCGAGACCGCACTCGACCTGGTCTACGACCGCCGCTCCGAAGGATACGACCCCCTGCAGAAACTCATGCAGTTGTTCGAGGGCGTCTCGGCGGCCTCGGCGCGAGAATCACGCGCCGAGGAGCTCGGTCGGCTTCCTTTGTTCGAACGACTCGAGCGACGGATCGTGGACGGCGAGCGAAACGGTCTCGACGCCGACCTCGACTCGGCCATGGACGAGAAGCCGCCGCTCGAGATCATCAACGACACGTTGCTGTCGGGGATGAAGACCGTCGGTGAGTTGTTCGGCTCCGGTCAGATGCAGCTGCCGTTCGTGTTGGCGTCGGCAGAGGTCATGAAAGCGGCTGTGGCATATCTCGAACCGCACATGGAGGCATCCGACGACGACGGAAAAGGTCGCATCGTGCTCGGCACCGTCAAGGGCGACGTACACGACATCGGCAAGAACCTCGTCGACATCATCCTGAGCAACAACGGGTACGAGGTGGTGAACCTCGGGATCAAACAGCCGATCGCAACCATCCTGGAAGCGGCTATCGACAAGCGCGCAGATGTCATCGGAATGTCCGGTTTGCTGGTGAAGTCGACCGTGGTGATGAAGGACAACCTCATCGAGCTCAACAACAAGGGCGTCGCCGAGCAATTCCCGGTCCTGCTGGGCGGTGCGGCACTGACTCGGTCCTACGTCGAGAACGATCTTCAGGACGTCTACCAGGGTGATGTCCACTACGCCCGTGACGCGTTCGAGGGCCTGGCTCTGATGGACACGATCATGACGACCAAACGCGGCGGGGGACCGGCGCCGGACAGTCCGGAAGCTCTGAAAGCCAAGGCCAAAACCGAGGAACGCAAGGTTCGCCATGAGCGCTCCAGGCGAATCGCGGAACAACGAAAAGCAGCCGCGGCCCCGGTCGTCGTGCCGGCGAGGTCGGACGTCGCCACCGACGTCGAGACGCCCACACCTCCGTTCTGGGGTACCCGGATCGTCAAGGGCGTGTCGTTGTCGGACTACTCGGGTCTCCTCGACGAGCGCGCGTTGTTCTTGGGACAGTGGGGACTACGTGGTGCTCGCAAAGGCGAGGGCGCGACGTACGAGGATCTCGTGGAGACCGAGGGCAAGCCGCGCCTGCGGTACTGGCTCGACCGGCTCAGCACAGACGGAATCCTCGCGCACGCGGCGCTGGTGTACGGGTACTTTCCGGCGGTCTCCGAAGGAGACGACGTCGTGGTGCTCACCGAGCCGAATCCCGAGGCAGCCGAGCGTTTCCGGTTCACTTTTCCCCGGCAGCAGCGCGATCGATTCCTCTGCATCGCGGACTTCGTCCGGTCGCGTGAATCCGCACGTGACACCGGCCAGGTGGACGTTCTGCCGATGAATCTCGTCACCATGGGACAGCCGATCGCAGACTTCGCCAACGAGCTGTTCGCAGCCGATTCGTACCGTGACTATCTCGAAGTCCACGGAATCGGAGTGCAGTTGACCGAGGCGCTCGCCGAGTACTGGCATCGCCGTGTGCGCGAAGAACTGAGGCTGACCGACGGTCGTAGTGTGGCCGAGGAGGACCCCAAGGAGGCAGAGGGGTTCTTCAAACTCGAATACCGCGGAGCGCGGTACTCGTTCGGCTACGGCGCATGCCCGGATCTGGAAGACCGCATCAAACTCGCCGCCCTTTTGGAGCCCGAGCGTATCGGCGTCAAATTGTCGGAGGAGCTACAGCTGCATCCCGAGCAGTCCACCGACGCATTCGTTCTTCACCACCCGGAGGCCAAGTATTTCAATGTCTGA
- a CDS encoding HAD family hydrolase: MSDTSALSLQGILWDMDGTLLDSEKIWDVAVAELSLDLGRELTAEVRSSTLGNSMQGALRKIYAHTGTEETAETLRKGRDWLTERVAELFSEGIPWRPGAKDALQLARDMGLKTALVTNTERGLVENALETIGREYFDATVSGDEVDEGKPHPAPYLRGASLLGLNTGDCLAVEDSPTGSLSAHRAGCSVLLVPSEIAVAAQPGYVVRDTLVGLDAEGFRSVWCDARRTASS; the protein is encoded by the coding sequence ATGTCTGACACATCTGCGCTCAGTCTGCAGGGCATCCTGTGGGACATGGACGGCACACTGCTCGACTCGGAGAAGATCTGGGACGTCGCCGTTGCCGAACTGTCCTTGGACCTCGGACGCGAGCTCACCGCGGAGGTGCGCTCCAGCACTCTCGGGAACTCGATGCAGGGCGCGCTGCGCAAGATCTACGCGCACACCGGCACCGAGGAGACCGCCGAGACGTTGCGCAAGGGTCGCGACTGGCTCACCGAACGGGTGGCAGAACTGTTCTCGGAGGGTATTCCATGGCGTCCGGGCGCCAAGGACGCACTTCAGCTCGCTCGCGACATGGGACTGAAGACTGCACTGGTCACCAACACCGAACGCGGTCTCGTCGAGAATGCGCTCGAAACGATCGGGCGCGAGTACTTCGACGCCACCGTCAGCGGAGACGAGGTCGACGAGGGCAAGCCGCACCCGGCGCCGTACCTTCGTGGTGCGTCGCTGCTCGGCCTGAACACGGGGGATTGCCTCGCAGTCGAGGATTCACCGACGGGTTCGCTGTCTGCTCATCGCGCCGGATGCTCGGTGCTGCTCGTTCCCTCCGAGATCGCTGTTGCAGCGCAGCCGGGTTACGTGGTTCGCGACACTCTGGTCGGTCTCGATGCGGAAGGGTTCCGGTCGGTGTGGTGCGATGCGCGTCGAACGGCCTCGTCATGA
- a CDS encoding phosphoribosyl-ATP diphosphatase — protein sequence MTESPTVKTFDSLFAELTDRAATRPEGSGTVAALDAGVHAQGKKIIEEAGEVWIAAEHEGDDALAEEISQLLYWVQVLMVGRGLTLDDVYRHL from the coding sequence ATGACAGAATCTCCCACTGTGAAAACCTTCGACTCCCTGTTCGCCGAGCTGACCGACCGCGCTGCCACACGCCCCGAAGGCTCTGGCACCGTCGCTGCGTTGGATGCAGGCGTACATGCGCAGGGTAAGAAGATCATCGAGGAAGCGGGCGAGGTCTGGATTGCCGCCGAGCACGAAGGTGACGACGCGCTGGCCGAGGAGATCTCCCAGCTGCTGTACTGGGTTCAGGTGTTGATGGTGGGACGTGGCCTGACGCTCGACGATGTCTACCGACATCTGTGA
- the hisG gene encoding ATP phosphoribosyltransferase, whose amino-acid sequence MLRVAVPNKGALSESAAEILREAGYRRRSDSKDLTVLDPANGVEFFFLRPKDIAIYVGSGQLDLGITGRDLAIDSGAPVEELLGLGFGRSTFRYAAPQGKEWSTGDLGGLRIATSYPNLVKADLKARGLEATVIRLDGAVEISIQLGVADAIADVVESGRSLRQNNLVAFGESLCDSEGVLIERAGGDKSDKTRKQLIARVQGVVFAQQYLMLDYDCPKAILDEAVKITPGIESPTLSPMADENWIAVRAMVSRKAHNTVMDDLADLGAKAILASDIRSCRAF is encoded by the coding sequence ATGTTGCGTGTAGCAGTTCCCAACAAGGGTGCGCTCTCCGAATCCGCCGCCGAAATTCTTCGCGAGGCGGGTTATCGACGCCGCAGCGATTCGAAAGATCTCACCGTTCTCGATCCAGCGAACGGTGTCGAGTTCTTCTTTCTCCGCCCCAAAGACATCGCAATCTACGTCGGTTCGGGCCAGCTCGACCTAGGCATCACCGGCCGCGACCTCGCAATCGATTCAGGAGCACCGGTCGAGGAGCTCCTCGGTCTCGGCTTCGGTCGTTCGACCTTCCGCTACGCAGCCCCGCAGGGCAAAGAATGGTCGACGGGTGATCTCGGTGGGCTCAGGATCGCGACGTCGTACCCGAACTTGGTCAAAGCCGACCTGAAGGCGCGCGGACTCGAAGCGACGGTCATCCGCCTCGACGGCGCAGTGGAGATCTCCATCCAGCTCGGCGTCGCAGACGCCATCGCCGACGTAGTCGAATCGGGTCGATCGCTGCGCCAGAACAATTTGGTCGCGTTCGGCGAATCGTTGTGCGATTCGGAAGGCGTATTGATCGAGCGCGCCGGAGGAGACAAGAGCGACAAGACTCGTAAGCAGTTGATAGCGCGAGTGCAAGGTGTCGTGTTCGCGCAGCAATACCTCATGCTCGATTACGACTGCCCCAAAGCCATTCTCGACGAGGCTGTCAAGATCACGCCGGGAATCGAGTCGCCGACTCTGTCGCCGATGGCAGACGAGAACTGGATCGCGGTGCGCGCCATGGTCTCTCGCAAGGCTCACAATACCGTGATGGATGATCTCGCAGACCTCGGCGCGAAAGCTATTCTGGCATCCGATATCCGGTCCTGCCGGGCGTTCTAG
- a CDS encoding thioesterase family protein, which produces MTPDAFFVPAGFSTAGNEVFTTTERTVSLWAPTMQHGAPPSALLVRALERVAARDEVRISRVVVELLGPVPIADVEVRAWVERPGRNVELVVAELWASNTDSGVPRAVARATAWRLTTADTAAVAHAADAHLEPVSKATTHVWDGSWKSGYLDNIEVRALSTIGGSGPGAVWARPLTRLVLGETMTPMERLFSIADIANGIGAKLDLDRWTFLNTDLTVHVFREPVGEWVGLSAETSTGPDGFAMSAGVLHDERGPLGRIAQTVLVRARPS; this is translated from the coding sequence GTGACCCCGGACGCTTTCTTCGTCCCAGCCGGCTTCAGCACGGCCGGGAACGAAGTTTTCACGACTACCGAACGCACGGTGAGCCTGTGGGCGCCGACCATGCAGCACGGTGCGCCGCCGTCGGCGCTTCTGGTGCGGGCGCTCGAGCGAGTCGCGGCCCGTGACGAGGTGCGCATCAGCCGTGTCGTCGTCGAACTGCTCGGTCCCGTGCCCATCGCGGACGTCGAAGTCCGCGCGTGGGTCGAACGCCCCGGCAGGAACGTCGAACTCGTGGTGGCCGAGCTGTGGGCATCGAACACCGACAGCGGTGTGCCGCGAGCGGTAGCGCGCGCAACCGCATGGCGGTTGACGACTGCGGACACAGCTGCGGTTGCTCATGCTGCCGACGCGCACCTCGAACCCGTGTCGAAGGCAACGACCCATGTCTGGGATGGCTCTTGGAAGTCGGGCTACCTCGACAACATCGAAGTCCGCGCCCTGTCCACTATCGGCGGTTCGGGCCCGGGCGCAGTGTGGGCGCGCCCGCTCACGAGGTTGGTGCTCGGTGAAACCATGACGCCCATGGAGCGGCTGTTCTCCATCGCGGACATCGCGAACGGTATCGGCGCGAAACTCGATCTAGACCGATGGACGTTCCTGAACACCGATCTCACTGTGCATGTATTCCGTGAGCCTGTCGGCGAGTGGGTCGGCCTGTCAGCCGAAACGTCCACGGGCCCGGATGGATTCGCGATGTCGGCAGGAGTACTGCACGACGAGCGTGGCCCGCTGGGGCGCATCGCACAAACTGTCCTGGTGCGAGCGCGCCCCAGCTGA
- a CDS encoding RecB family exonuclease, giving the protein MSITDSAAPPVPRSPVRRSKPALSPSRAGDFKQCPLLYRFRAIDRIPEKSTLAQVKGTVVHAALEALYAMPSETRNSDVAVGLVDSAWERVCGESPDIAELITGDELTTLLDQARMLVTGYYEMEDPTRFDPESCEQRVEIDLADGTPLRGFIDRIDVAPNGMIRVVDYKTGKAPREFTEAKALFQMKFYALVVMRMRGIVPAQLKLMYLADKQSLTYTPDEGELLRFERMLSAIWKAILVAGASGDFQAKRGKLCSWCDHQALCPEFGGTPPIYPGWPEVSA; this is encoded by the coding sequence GTGAGTATCACCGATTCTGCTGCACCGCCCGTCCCGAGGAGTCCGGTCAGGCGAAGCAAGCCTGCACTGTCTCCGTCTCGTGCAGGCGACTTCAAGCAGTGCCCGTTGCTGTACCGCTTCCGGGCTATCGATCGGATTCCGGAGAAGTCGACTCTCGCTCAGGTCAAGGGAACCGTCGTGCACGCAGCCCTGGAGGCCTTGTACGCGATGCCTTCGGAGACAAGGAATTCCGACGTAGCCGTAGGCCTGGTCGACAGCGCCTGGGAACGAGTGTGCGGAGAGTCACCCGACATCGCGGAGTTGATCACCGGAGACGAACTGACCACACTCTTGGACCAGGCTCGCATGCTGGTGACGGGGTACTACGAGATGGAAGACCCCACCCGATTCGATCCCGAATCGTGTGAGCAACGGGTCGAAATCGATCTCGCCGATGGCACTCCGCTGCGCGGATTCATCGACCGTATCGACGTCGCGCCGAACGGGATGATCCGGGTCGTGGACTACAAGACAGGTAAGGCGCCTCGTGAATTCACCGAGGCCAAAGCCTTGTTCCAGATGAAGTTCTACGCATTGGTCGTCATGCGAATGCGCGGCATCGTTCCAGCCCAGCTCAAGCTCATGTACCTCGCGGACAAGCAGTCGCTGACCTACACACCTGACGAAGGCGAACTACTTCGTTTCGAGCGGATGCTCTCGGCGATCTGGAAGGCCATTCTCGTGGCCGGCGCATCCGGCGATTTCCAGGCCAAGCGCGGAAAGCTGTGCAGCTGGTGCGATCACCAGGCTCTGTGCCCCGAGTTCGGCGGCACTCCCCCGATCTACCCAGGCTGGCCGGAGGTGTCTGCGTGA
- a CDS encoding tRNA (adenine-N1)-methyltransferase, with protein sequence MSSDESVSSDETPDVEASAAETPAVETPTVETLDALPTGPARSGPFRVGDRVQLTDGKGRHYTVVLDAGKEFHTHRGGITHDKLIGADEGSVVTSVNGTPYLALRPLLTDYILSMPRGAQVIYPKDAAQIVHEGDVFPGARVLEAGAGSGALTCSLLRAVGTTGTVISYEIRQDHADYAVKNVETFFGDRPANWDLTVADIDQFGVDHPGETVDRVVLDMLAPWDALPAVADALVPGGVLIVYVATVTQLSRVVEALRAQECWTEPRSWESIVRGWHVVGLAVRPEHRMQGHTAFLISARKLAEGTVTPKPQRRSGKG encoded by the coding sequence GTGTCTTCGGACGAAAGCGTGTCTTCGGACGAGACCCCCGACGTCGAGGCTTCTGCCGCCGAGACCCCAGCAGTCGAAACCCCGACCGTCGAGACGCTCGATGCTCTTCCGACCGGCCCCGCACGGAGCGGACCGTTCCGTGTCGGTGATCGGGTTCAGTTGACGGACGGCAAGGGCAGGCACTACACGGTCGTGCTCGATGCCGGCAAGGAGTTCCACACCCACCGCGGCGGCATCACTCACGACAAGTTGATCGGCGCGGACGAGGGGAGTGTCGTCACGTCGGTCAACGGCACGCCGTATCTCGCGCTTCGTCCATTGCTGACGGATTACATCCTGTCGATGCCCCGCGGTGCGCAGGTCATCTATCCCAAGGATGCCGCACAGATAGTGCACGAGGGGGACGTGTTTCCCGGTGCACGCGTGCTGGAAGCAGGCGCCGGTTCGGGCGCGCTGACGTGTTCGTTGCTCAGGGCGGTCGGCACGACAGGGACGGTCATCTCCTACGAAATCCGGCAGGATCACGCGGATTACGCGGTGAAGAACGTCGAGACGTTCTTCGGTGATCGTCCGGCGAACTGGGATCTGACGGTGGCGGACATCGACCAGTTCGGGGTCGACCACCCAGGCGAAACCGTCGATCGGGTCGTGCTGGACATGCTCGCACCGTGGGACGCATTGCCTGCGGTCGCCGATGCGCTGGTGCCCGGTGGTGTGCTCATCGTCTACGTCGCCACGGTTACCCAGCTCTCACGCGTGGTGGAAGCGCTGCGCGCACAGGAATGCTGGACCGAGCCTCGGTCATGGGAGTCGATAGTGCGAGGTTGGCACGTCGTGGGACTCGCAGTGCGTCCCGAGCACCGCATGCAGGGGCACACTGCATTTCTGATCTCCGCACGTAAGTTGGCGGAGGGCACCGTCACTCCGAAACCTCAACGCCGTTCCGGTAAAGGCTGA